The Bernardetia litoralis DSM 6794 genome includes a window with the following:
- a CDS encoding FecR family protein, with the protein MNNNEIKLTNQQIEYIARYISKEPSELSEIQKIQVEKWRKEIPFFEKEFQNYSKIWKESNHFGQKLGKDYSPNVEKGWQKLSQQIKEYEATKTVEKEWVKPAVIAQKTTKSISISKSIFKEIGKIAAILIVGLGLGWWINSTQNTSDSLANSKQIIVHQHSDTPLILPDGSKIWLNKNATISYNSDFGKFEHFNQKRTLKLNGEAFFDIARDEKHPFMIDVEGKAEVEVLGTSFNINPNNEKVEVTVASGKVNFKNTSSSKKDNQKQNSILLTKGEKGILYDKTKNRPDSLPSLVHFEKNDDVNYLAWLNHRLVFENMQMQEVVSKVENYYNVRLKLENSNLKECRFTGTFDQTPLNDVLETLSFGANLQIKKSDSTTYLLSGSGCR; encoded by the coding sequence ATGAATAATAATGAAATAAAACTTACCAACCAGCAAATCGAATATATTGCAAGATATATTTCAAAAGAACCTAGTGAACTTAGCGAAATTCAAAAAATTCAAGTAGAAAAATGGCGTAAGGAGATTCCATTTTTTGAAAAAGAATTTCAAAATTACTCCAAAATATGGAAAGAAAGTAATCATTTTGGGCAAAAATTAGGTAAAGATTATTCGCCCAATGTAGAAAAAGGTTGGCAAAAATTAAGTCAGCAAATCAAAGAATACGAAGCCACTAAAACAGTTGAAAAAGAATGGGTAAAACCTGCTGTTATTGCTCAAAAAACGACAAAATCTATTTCTATTTCCAAATCTATTTTTAAGGAAATTGGAAAAATTGCAGCTATTTTGATTGTTGGTTTGGGATTGGGTTGGTGGATTAATTCTACTCAAAATACTTCTGATTCTTTAGCCAATTCTAAGCAAATTATTGTTCATCAACATTCAGACACGCCTTTAATTTTGCCTGATGGCTCAAAAATTTGGCTCAATAAAAATGCAACTATTTCTTATAATTCTGATTTTGGCAAATTTGAACATTTCAATCAAAAACGTACTTTAAAACTAAATGGAGAAGCATTTTTTGATATTGCTAGAGATGAAAAACATCCTTTTATGATTGATGTAGAAGGAAAAGCAGAAGTTGAAGTTTTGGGAACTTCTTTCAATATTAATCCTAATAATGAAAAAGTTGAGGTTACGGTAGCTTCAGGAAAAGTTAATTTTAAAAATACGAGTTCTTCTAAAAAAGACAATCAAAAACAAAACTCTATTTTACTCACAAAAGGCGAAAAAGGAATTTTGTATGACAAAACTAAAAACCGTCCAGATTCTTTGCCTAGTTTGGTTCATTTTGAAAAAAATGATGACGTAAATTATTTAGCTTGGCTCAATCATCGTTTAGTTTTTGAGAATATGCAAATGCAGGAAGTTGTCAGTAAAGTAGAAAATTATTACAATGTTCGTTTGAAATTAGAAAATTCAAATTTGAAAGAATGTCGTTTTACAGGAACTTTTGACCAAACACCATTAAATGACGTTTTGGAAACTCTTTCTTTTGGTGCAAATCTTCAAATCAAAAAATCAGATTCTACGACTTATTTACTTTCAGGTTCGGGTTGTAGATAA
- a CDS encoding glycerophosphodiester phosphodiesterase family protein, giving the protein MQNKTSITTFQGHRGARGLAPENTIPSFKKALEYGLQGLEIDIVLTAENQFLVSHDPFFSHEFCSKPNGEAISKKEELQRLIYKMDYETIKKYDCGKRGHLRYPEQKPFPATKPLLKSFFEEIEKYVLNNKIKKPFYTLEIKSELAWYGFMQPLPSEMVALFIKEITAYPFFDTIKDRLLIESFDVNILNELYKQTQHTDTKFEIGFLVENKLSIEENLAKLNFMPSVYVPYYRLLTKKKIEELHQKGLKVFTWTVNNTEVMQKLKNWGVDSIITDFPNRIPVFESILK; this is encoded by the coding sequence ATGCAAAACAAAACATCAATAACTACATTTCAAGGACATAGAGGCGCACGAGGTTTAGCACCCGAAAATACAATTCCTTCTTTCAAAAAAGCACTAGAATATGGATTGCAAGGTTTAGAAATAGATATTGTTCTGACAGCAGAAAATCAGTTTTTGGTTTCTCACGACCCTTTTTTTTCGCATGAGTTTTGTTCAAAACCAAATGGAGAAGCTATTTCAAAAAAAGAGGAACTTCAGCGCCTTATTTACAAAATGGATTATGAAACTATCAAAAAGTATGATTGTGGCAAACGTGGACACCTTCGTTATCCCGAACAAAAACCTTTTCCAGCTACAAAACCTCTTTTAAAATCTTTTTTTGAAGAAATTGAAAAGTATGTTTTAAATAATAAAATCAAAAAACCTTTTTATACTTTGGAGATAAAATCTGAATTAGCATGGTATGGTTTTATGCAACCTTTGCCTTCCGAAATGGTTGCTTTATTTATTAAAGAAATTACTGCTTATCCATTTTTTGATACAATAAAAGATAGATTATTGATAGAATCTTTTGACGTAAATATTCTGAATGAACTTTATAAACAAACTCAACACACAGATACAAAATTTGAAATCGGTTTTTTGGTAGAAAACAAACTTTCTATTGAGGAAAATTTGGCAAAATTAAATTTTATGCCATCTGTTTATGTTCCTTATTATAGATTATTGACAAAGAAAAAAATAGAAGAATTGCATCAAAAAGGCTTAAAAGTTTTTACGTGGACAGTAAATAATACAGAAGTTATGCAAAAATTAAAAAACTGGGGTGTAGATAGTATTATCACAGATTTTCCAAATCGTATTCCTGTTTTTGAATCTATATTAAAGTAA
- a CDS encoding metal ABC transporter solute-binding protein, Zn/Mn family, whose amino-acid sequence MNRIIFTFVELQLRIFQNHFYLNYMIPDFKTILSKLVILFPILLIFSLASCIEKKSEQTSDEVQGSSKKLEIVCTTGMIADMIKNIVGDSANVEALMGVGVDPHLYKATQNDVSRLTEADMIFYNGLHLEGKMAEILEKFSSQKSVTALGDAIDESVLREVGQNTHDPHIWMSVALWKQTIPSVVEALSKKQPSNAAYFEKQAAIYAQKLEGLDKKVKAQILEIPENQRVLITSHDAFYYFGKEYAMEVQALQGISTASEAGISDMNNLVNFIVERKIKAIFVESSISPQAINAVLEGAKNKGADVKIGGTLFSDAMGATGTPEENYIGMIEFNATKMVEALK is encoded by the coding sequence TTGAATCGTATTATTTTTACTTTTGTAGAATTACAATTAAGAATTTTTCAAAATCATTTTTATCTAAATTACATGATTCCTGATTTCAAGACTATTTTATCAAAATTAGTTATCTTATTTCCTATTTTACTTATTTTTTCGTTGGCTAGTTGCATAGAAAAAAAGTCAGAACAGACTTCTGATGAAGTTCAAGGTTCTTCCAAAAAATTAGAAATTGTTTGTACCACAGGAATGATTGCCGATATGATAAAAAATATTGTAGGTGACTCGGCAAATGTAGAAGCTCTTATGGGAGTTGGTGTTGATCCTCACTTGTATAAAGCTACTCAAAATGATGTAAGTCGTTTGACAGAAGCTGATATGATTTTTTATAATGGACTGCATTTGGAAGGAAAAATGGCAGAAATATTAGAAAAATTTTCATCTCAAAAGTCGGTTACAGCTTTGGGAGATGCGATTGATGAATCTGTTTTGAGAGAAGTAGGACAAAATACACACGACCCTCATATTTGGATGAGTGTTGCGCTTTGGAAACAAACTATCCCTTCAGTTGTAGAAGCATTATCTAAGAAACAGCCTTCAAATGCAGCATATTTTGAAAAACAAGCTGCAATTTATGCCCAAAAATTGGAAGGTTTGGATAAAAAAGTAAAAGCTCAAATTTTAGAAATACCCGAAAATCAGCGTGTTTTGATTACTTCTCATGATGCTTTTTATTATTTTGGAAAAGAATACGCAATGGAAGTACAAGCCTTACAAGGAATTTCGACGGCATCGGAAGCAGGAATTTCTGATATGAATAATTTGGTTAATTTTATTGTAGAACGAAAAATAAAAGCCATTTTTGTAGAAAGTTCGATTTCACCACAGGCGATAAATGCTGTTTTGGAAGGTGCAAAAAACAAAGGTGCTGATGTAAAGATTGGAGGAACACTTTTTTCTGATGCAATGGGAGCAACAGGAACTCCAGAAGAAAATTATATCGGAATGATAGAATTTAATGCTACAAAAATGGTAGAGGCTTTGAAGTAG
- a CDS encoding ArnT family glycosyltransferase, with the protein MQIKKLNSLVYKLSILFLIIGSIYFFSKISNEYYALIISPYQQEYRETVTSLATKLLLDNKNPYCIDNQPEYAQAYGITQNIIAYPFAYLFGSSLQTHRVVTAIGILLSCLVIILWLKKLNIPLVVAIPATFSVFISFFYNVLPINRPDSWGLFFMLTSIYIPYRYNYSSKSLALSILLGIIAFYTKSYFVLGIISIGSFIFLFISKKKGLIYTLAFIISFAVSICIISYIYPLFFYLTILSFLNYSLEGSWLYANKQIITFLYVNKFLLLLFCFSLFTIIYHILKKNLLPNYRISLNLANFNKGLIITKLSFSNLLIIYTFSLFFIIVYIVLGKNDGAFLVYYFTHVTPFFVLTTLVLLYKIKNKLLISFGILLLLLNHWSINKLLYSSSLTPKEEKKWQIAKSYIDNSSEVIGSPVVANLIKENNLKVYQQGLSLQFIYAAKIKKPILKSIFPRYTEIDRVGKEFYTKIDSNIINHNFDLIVTEQNKDIISTKTLITKHYVKLDTLTLAMPFTGQYWKVEFWKPKQK; encoded by the coding sequence ATGCAAATAAAAAAATTAAACTCCTTAGTTTATAAACTCTCTATATTATTTCTTATAATAGGAAGTATTTATTTTTTTTCAAAAATCTCTAATGAATATTATGCTCTTATTATTTCTCCTTATCAACAAGAATACAGAGAAACAGTTACTTCACTTGCTACAAAATTATTATTAGATAATAAAAATCCTTATTGCATAGATAATCAACCTGAATATGCACAAGCCTATGGCATTACGCAAAATATAATTGCTTATCCATTTGCTTATTTATTTGGTTCTTCTCTTCAAACTCACAGAGTAGTTACAGCAATAGGCATATTATTAAGTTGTCTCGTAATTATCTTATGGCTTAAAAAATTAAATATTCCTTTAGTAGTTGCTATTCCAGCAACATTTAGTGTATTTATAAGTTTTTTTTATAATGTCTTACCTATTAATAGACCTGATTCCTGGGGTTTGTTTTTTATGCTTACTTCTATCTATATTCCATATAGATATAATTATTCGTCAAAAAGTTTGGCTTTAAGTATTCTTTTAGGAATCATAGCATTTTATACAAAGTCTTATTTCGTATTAGGAATTATAAGTATTGGAAGTTTTATATTTTTATTTATTTCTAAGAAAAAAGGTCTCATCTACACTCTCGCATTTATCATTTCTTTTGCAGTATCTATTTGTATCATTAGTTATATATATCCTTTATTTTTTTATTTAACAATCTTATCTTTTCTAAATTATTCTCTTGAAGGAAGTTGGTTGTATGCTAACAAACAAATAATTACATTTTTGTATGTGAATAAATTTTTACTCTTATTATTTTGTTTTAGTCTTTTCACAATTATATATCATATTCTAAAAAAGAATCTACTTCCAAATTATAGAATAAGCCTTAATCTTGCAAACTTTAATAAAGGGCTAATTATCACCAAATTATCATTCTCTAATTTATTGATTATTTATACTTTCAGCTTATTTTTTATAATTGTTTATATTGTTTTAGGAAAAAATGATGGTGCATTTTTAGTATATTATTTTACCCATGTTACACCATTTTTTGTTTTGACTACTTTAGTTTTATTATATAAAATTAAAAATAAACTATTAATCTCATTTGGAATTTTACTTCTTTTACTTAATCATTGGAGTATTAATAAACTTCTATATTCTTCATCCTTAACACCTAAAGAAGAAAAAAAATGGCAAATAGCTAAGTCATATATAGATAATAGCTCTGAAGTAATAGGCTCGCCTGTTGTCGCAAACTTAATCAAAGAAAACAATCTAAAAGTTTATCAACAAGGTTTATCTTTACAATTTATATATGCTGCCAAAATAAAAAAACCAATATTAAAGTCTATTTTCCCTAGATATACAGAAATTGATAGAGTAGGCAAGGAGTTTTATACAAAAATAGATAGTAATATTATTAATCATAATTTTGATTTAATTGTTACAGAACAAAATAAAGATATAATTTCTACAAAAACACTTATCACAAAACATTATGTAAAATTAGACACTCTAACTTTGGCTATGCCTTTCACTGGACAATATTGGAAAGTCGAATTTTGGAAACCAAAGCAAAAATAA
- a CDS encoding Eco57I restriction-modification methylase domain-containing protein yields MSLFQKSVLKNYIKFLPKEKVEAAWQAFSAHFQNPIIQENIRASKEEEYQEGFLNDFFVNVFGYVKKPNVSYNLTTELKNVKNAKKTDGALLRSDGNPFAVIELKGMDTTDLTKVEAQAFGYKNNQYNCTYVIISNFEKLRFYIDNAIDFEEFNLFTITRERFEVLYFCLSLQTLLVDDKPKKAKEETLNREEEITKKLYNDYADFRNTLFKNIQLLNPEYDKLTLFKKTQKLLDRFLFIFFAEDKGLLDTKLIAYIIDEWREINEKHGIPTSLYDKYKRYFHFLYTGKKSRYHNIFPYNGGLFKTDELLDSLKIDDALLARHTLKISEYDFDSDVSVNILGHIFEHSLNDFEEIQAEIEGKELEKTNTRRKKDGVFYTPKYITKYIVDNTVGKLCQDKKQELELLEQELEKNYEVENGKPIKNKKKREELHQKIEDYKKWVSELTICDPACGSGAFLNQVLEFLIAEHHYIYELELKFIGTALIDKELENKILKNNIFGVDINEESVEIAKLSLWLRTAYKGRKLTTLNDNIKCGNSLIDDPKIAGQKAFNWKNEFPSIFEKGGFDVVVGNPPYGAKLSKEHQNYLNEKYIKGGSETVISFLKLSYELLKSKRYLSFIIPKSFSFSSNYKYIRKFLIEDIFEIVDCKRVWTEVKLEQVIVSFLKNNNSKSYSSLVREDKSILEVGTIQKTDVELFDFYLNGISNEELQIGKKLLETEQFLNDIATNNRGGIFQKLITDKGNTEVLGGAEIQRYGIVGIKGKVNKTAVQDNDRVFINSNSVLVQNIIAHITQPTDHIKITACLPSENTNYVIVDTINQITLNSDYEDKFIWVLLNSPLINWYSYRFIFGKAIRTMHFDNAVTSRIPIPKITKEAQKPFIELANKMLSLNEDFAAKKNRFLRRLEENFKLDKLSKKLDSFYDFDFSVHKAELKKKKIELSFKQQDEWQDYFEDYKKDLLALQSQIQSTDNQIDNLVFELYGLTEEEIKLIQES; encoded by the coding sequence ATGAGTTTATTTCAAAAATCAGTTCTTAAAAATTATATCAAATTTTTGCCAAAAGAGAAAGTTGAAGCTGCGTGGCAAGCATTTTCTGCACATTTTCAAAATCCTATTATACAGGAAAATATACGGGCTTCGAAAGAAGAAGAATACCAAGAAGGATTTTTGAATGATTTTTTTGTGAACGTTTTTGGATACGTCAAAAAACCAAATGTCTCTTACAACCTTACAACCGAACTCAAAAACGTCAAAAATGCTAAAAAAACCGATGGCGCATTGCTTCGAAGTGACGGAAATCCCTTTGCTGTCATTGAGCTAAAAGGAATGGACACCACAGACCTCACGAAAGTAGAAGCCCAAGCATTTGGATACAAAAATAATCAATACAACTGTACCTATGTAATTATTTCCAACTTCGAAAAGTTACGTTTTTATATAGATAATGCTATTGATTTTGAAGAATTTAATCTTTTTACAATTACTAGAGAACGTTTTGAGGTCTTGTATTTTTGTTTGTCTTTACAAACCCTTTTGGTAGATGATAAACCAAAAAAAGCCAAAGAAGAAACCCTAAATAGAGAAGAAGAGATTACAAAAAAACTCTATAATGATTATGCTGATTTTAGAAATACACTTTTCAAAAATATACAACTTCTAAACCCAGAATATGACAAACTCACTCTTTTCAAAAAAACACAAAAACTACTAGACCGTTTTTTGTTTATTTTCTTTGCTGAAGATAAAGGACTTTTAGATACAAAATTGATTGCCTATATTATTGATGAATGGAGAGAAATCAATGAAAAACACGGCATTCCGACTTCCCTGTACGATAAATACAAACGCTATTTTCACTTTCTTTATACAGGAAAAAAGAGCCGTTATCATAATATTTTTCCTTATAATGGTGGACTTTTCAAAACCGATGAGCTACTAGACAGCCTCAAAATTGATGATGCGCTGCTGGCTCGGCATACACTCAAAATTAGTGAATATGACTTTGATAGTGATGTAAGTGTAAATATTTTGGGACATATTTTTGAACATTCTTTGAATGATTTTGAAGAAATACAAGCCGAAATAGAAGGAAAGGAACTTGAAAAAACAAACACTCGTAGAAAAAAAGATGGCGTTTTTTATACACCAAAATACATTACAAAATATATTGTAGATAATACCGTCGGAAAACTCTGTCAAGATAAAAAACAAGAACTAGAGCTGTTGGAACAAGAACTAGAAAAAAATTATGAAGTAGAAAACGGAAAACCAATAAAAAACAAAAAGAAACGAGAAGAGCTACACCAAAAAATAGAAGATTACAAAAAATGGGTTTCCGAACTTACCATCTGTGACCCTGCCTGTGGAAGTGGTGCATTTCTCAACCAAGTATTAGAGTTTTTGATAGCAGAACATCATTACATCTATGAACTAGAGCTAAAATTTATTGGAACTGCTTTGATAGATAAAGAATTAGAAAATAAAATCTTAAAAAATAATATTTTTGGAGTAGATATTAATGAAGAATCAGTCGAAATTGCAAAACTCTCACTTTGGCTAAGAACTGCCTACAAAGGACGAAAACTAACCACACTAAACGACAATATAAAATGTGGTAATTCACTAATAGACGACCCAAAAATTGCAGGACAAAAAGCATTCAACTGGAAAAATGAATTTCCTAGCATTTTTGAAAAAGGGGGATTTGATGTTGTGGTGGGGAATCCTCCGTATGGTGCAAAACTTTCTAAAGAACACCAAAATTACTTAAATGAAAAATATATAAAAGGTGGTTCAGAAACAGTAATTTCATTTTTAAAATTATCTTATGAATTACTAAAATCTAAAAGGTATTTGAGTTTTATTATTCCAAAATCGTTTAGCTTTTCTTCCAATTACAAATACATACGAAAGTTTTTAATAGAAGATATTTTTGAAATTGTAGATTGTAAAAGAGTATGGACAGAAGTTAAATTAGAACAAGTTATTGTATCATTCTTAAAAAATAACAATTCAAAAAGTTATAGTTCTTTAGTTCGTGAAGATAAATCAATTTTAGAAGTTGGAACTATTCAAAAAACAGATGTAGAATTATTTGATTTTTACTTAAATGGAATTTCTAATGAGGAATTACAAATAGGTAAAAAATTATTAGAAACAGAGCAATTTTTAAATGATATTGCAACCAATAACCGAGGTGGAATATTTCAAAAATTAATTACTGATAAAGGAAATACAGAAGTTTTGGGAGGTGCAGAAATTCAAAGATATGGAATTGTAGGAATAAAAGGGAAGGTAAATAAAACAGCAGTACAAGACAATGATAGAGTATTTATTAACTCAAATTCTGTTCTTGTTCAAAATATAATTGCACATATTACACAACCAACAGACCACATTAAAATAACAGCTTGTTTGCCTTCAGAAAATACAAATTATGTTATTGTAGATACAATCAATCAAATTACTTTAAATTCAGATTATGAAGATAAATTTATCTGGGTTTTATTAAATTCTCCTCTCATAAATTGGTATTCGTACCGTTTTATTTTTGGAAAAGCTATACGAACTATGCACTTTGATAATGCTGTAACCTCTCGTATTCCCATTCCAAAAATCACAAAAGAAGCACAAAAACCCTTCATAGAACTAGCAAACAAAATGTTATCATTAAATGAAGATTTTGCAGCAAAGAAAAACCGTTTTTTGCGTCGTTTGGAAGAGAATTTTAAGCTAGACAAACTTAGCAAAAAGCTAGATAGTTTTTATGATTTTGATTTTTCTGTTCATAAAGCAGAACTCAAAAAGAAAAAAATAGAACTTTCCTTTAAGCAACAAGACGAATGGCAAGATTATTTTGAAGACTACAAAAAAGACCTTTTGGCTCTTCAATCTCAAATCCAAAGTACAGATAATCAGATAGATAATTTGGTTTTTGAATTGTACGGACTGACAGAAGAAGAAATTAAATTGATACAAGAATCATAA
- a CDS encoding DUF2339 domain-containing protein, translated as MDKKQQIEELLRKLYIVESKQTVFGREIKKLRVEIEGLKNETSLKSKVEGESILKQKPIFRDIPSDFPSEAKKDKSQEKQEPIRRHKPVFEAQPKAIKEAKIHQKSSIEKFIGENVIYIIAILIIVLGVGIGVKYAIDNEMISPLTRIIFAYLVGAGLLGFAIYLKPKYEKFSAGLLSGAMAIFYFVTFMGYDFYGLFPKEMAFGLMVAFTIFTVVASLNYDRQIIAHIGLVGAYAVPFLLSDGSGKVMILFIYMTIINLGILAISIKKYWKPLYLNAFVLTWLVVLSWYGMKYNQEEHFSLTLIFSTIFFLIFYISFLAYKIRKEEMFNAGDVILMLFNSFIFYGIGFATLSTNIQTENLVGLFTLGQAIIHFGVSVVLYKNKLADRNLFYLASGLVLVFITIAVPVQLDGNWVTLIWSLQAALLFWIGRTKKVGVYESLSFPLMILATFSMLQDWGIALQVSDYLSYEYTTDKILPKTIQITPIFNVIFLTSAIFAASFFAINFINKSDKYISALQEKSSSFLNFITVVITTILLFALYLPLVVEISVYFNQLLAASKIEIMGKYDYTETFFNYDLYHYQAIWILNYTLLFFIGLGFYCIKKVENQMQIILYYLASIVILFIFMTGGLFELSELRESYISQELSKYYEIGSFNLMIRYISFGLVAGLLVTLFRLAKQDFLKFNFIPFFDFILHVSVLWLLSAELIHILNLSSNADAYKLGLSILWGVYSLFVVVLGIWKKKKYLRLGGLIWFGITLVKLFFYDIAALSTISKVIVFLSLGILLLIISFLYNKYKDKIEE; from the coding sequence ATGGACAAAAAACAACAAATAGAAGAACTCTTACGAAAACTCTATATTGTAGAATCAAAACAAACTGTTTTTGGTAGAGAAATAAAGAAACTACGTGTAGAAATTGAAGGATTAAAAAATGAAACTTCTTTAAAAAGCAAAGTAGAAGGAGAATCAATTTTAAAACAAAAACCAATTTTTAGAGATATTCCATCTGATTTTCCTTCAGAAGCTAAAAAAGATAAATCACAAGAAAAACAAGAACCAATACGAAGACATAAACCTGTTTTTGAAGCACAACCAAAAGCAATAAAAGAAGCAAAAATTCATCAAAAATCTAGTATTGAAAAGTTCATTGGTGAAAATGTAATTTATATAATTGCTATCTTGATTATTGTTTTGGGTGTTGGAATTGGTGTAAAATATGCCATCGATAATGAAATGATTAGCCCTCTTACACGAATTATTTTTGCTTATTTGGTGGGAGCTGGGCTTTTGGGTTTTGCTATTTATTTGAAACCAAAATATGAAAAATTTAGTGCTGGTTTGCTTAGTGGTGCAATGGCGATTTTTTATTTTGTAACCTTTATGGGTTATGATTTTTATGGATTATTTCCCAAAGAAATGGCTTTTGGTTTGATGGTCGCTTTTACAATTTTTACGGTGGTGGCATCTCTCAATTATGACCGACAAATTATTGCTCATATTGGGCTTGTGGGAGCGTATGCAGTTCCGTTTTTGCTGAGTGATGGCTCTGGAAAAGTGATGATTTTGTTTATTTATATGACTATTATCAACTTAGGAATTTTAGCTATTTCTATCAAAAAATATTGGAAACCTCTTTATCTTAATGCTTTTGTACTTACTTGGCTGGTTGTTTTGTCTTGGTATGGAATGAAATATAATCAAGAAGAACATTTTAGTTTGACTTTGATTTTTTCTACTATTTTCTTTCTCATTTTTTATATTTCATTCTTGGCGTATAAAATCAGAAAAGAAGAAATGTTTAATGCTGGCGATGTTATTTTGATGCTTTTCAATTCATTTATTTTTTACGGAATTGGTTTTGCAACCTTATCTACAAATATTCAAACTGAAAATTTAGTAGGATTATTTACACTCGGACAAGCAATTATTCATTTTGGAGTAAGTGTAGTTTTATATAAAAATAAACTCGCTGACAGAAATTTATTTTACCTTGCTTCTGGATTAGTTTTAGTTTTTATTACGATTGCTGTTCCTGTTCAACTTGATGGAAATTGGGTTACACTTATTTGGTCGTTGCAGGCTGCACTTTTATTTTGGATTGGAAGAACAAAAAAAGTGGGGGTTTATGAATCTCTGTCTTTTCCTTTGATGATTTTGGCTACTTTTAGTATGCTTCAGGATTGGGGAATCGCTTTGCAAGTGTCGGATTATTTATCGTATGAATATACAACAGACAAAATATTACCTAAAACAATTCAAATTACACCAATTTTTAATGTAATTTTCCTTACTTCGGCAATTTTTGCAGCTTCATTTTTTGCCATTAATTTTATAAATAAAAGCGATAAATATATTTCTGCTTTACAAGAAAAATCAAGTAGTTTTTTGAATTTTATAACTGTTGTCATTACTACAATTTTACTTTTTGCTTTGTATTTGCCTTTAGTTGTGGAAATTTCTGTTTATTTCAATCAACTTTTGGCAGCTTCAAAAATTGAGATAATGGGAAAGTATGACTATACAGAAACATTCTTTAATTATGATTTATACCATTATCAAGCTATTTGGATTCTTAATTATACACTTCTTTTCTTTATTGGATTAGGTTTTTATTGTATCAAAAAAGTAGAAAATCAAATGCAAATTATTTTGTATTATTTGGCTTCAATAGTGATTCTATTTATTTTTATGACAGGAGGATTATTTGAATTGAGTGAACTTAGAGAAAGTTATATTTCACAAGAATTATCTAAATATTATGAGATTGGAAGTTTTAATTTAATGATTCGTTATATTTCTTTTGGGCTTGTGGCTGGTCTTTTGGTTACTCTTTTTAGGCTTGCCAAACAGGACTTTTTGAAATTTAATTTTATTCCTTTCTTTGATTTTATTCTTCATGTTTCTGTTTTGTGGCTGCTAAGTGCCGAACTTATTCATATCCTCAACTTGAGCAGCAATGCCGATGCTTACAAACTTGGTTTGAGTATTTTGTGGGGAGTTTATTCGCTTTTTGTGGTTGTTTTGGGAATTTGGAAGAAGAAAAAATACTTGCGTTTGGGTGGTCTAATTTGGTTTGGAATTACACTTGTAAAGTTATTTTTCTATGATATTGCAGCCTTATCAACCATTTCAAAAGTAATCGTCTTTTTATCTTTAGGGATTCTTCTTTTAATAATTTCATTTTTGTACAATAAATATAAAGATAAGATTGAAGAATAA